A single region of the Lycium barbarum isolate Lr01 chromosome 2, ASM1917538v2, whole genome shotgun sequence genome encodes:
- the LOC132626339 gene encoding uncharacterized protein LOC132626339: MAGEKRGKKTKKAKEMGVPQRPPENLAIKDRSPSPCLPPRGTPLLHDPLMNGIAYSLPPPHSFGTPYMAPHQGFTEVPLQSPSMMSTPGYATPQGFTRYTPGSQGAVSSGTSTATPSPTASHHSSSSTEQYDITGPDLRESSSVPHTPTANDSLEGVSAPQLESYDSSWRLIIEPTGYGWLSDKASSLLTDEIQKLFKDSPTWGQMSPNHQEKSIMRLRKNMSGAGNMRSS; this comes from the exons ATGGCAGGTGAAAAGAGGGGTAAGAAAACAAAGAAGGCTAAGGAGATGGGGGTTCCCCAGAGACCACCAGAAAACCTTGCGATTAAAGATAGAAGCCCGTCGCCATGTCTCCCACCACGCGGCACTCCATTGCTTCATGATCCCCTCATGAATGGCATTGCATATAGTCTTCCACCTCCACACAGCTTTGGTACGCCCTATATGGCTCCACACCAGGGCTTTACTGAGGTGCCTCTCCAGAGCCCCTCAATGATGTCCACACCAGGTTATGCTACCCCACAGGGTTTCACTCGGTATACTCCCGGATCTCAGGGGGCTGTGTCTAGTGGTACTTCGACGGCCACTCCCAGCCCGACTGCATCACATCACTCTTCATCATCTACTGAACAGTATGACATTACAGGTCCTGACCTTCGAGAAAGTAGTTCTGTGCCTCACACTCCTACTGCGAATGACTCACTTGAAGGTGTAAGTGCTCCACAGCTTGAATCTTATGACTCATCATGGCGACTCATCATTGAGCCTACGGGATAcgg TTGGTTATCGGACAAAGCTTCAAGTCTCCTTACAGATGAGATACAAAAACTATTTAAAGACTCACCTACTTGGGGCCAGATGTCACCAAATCACCAAGAAAAATCTATTATGCGTTTAAG GAAAAATATGTCTGGCGCGGGGAACATGAGAAGCAGCTAA